In Gigantopelta aegis isolate Gae_Host chromosome 6, Gae_host_genome, whole genome shotgun sequence, the following are encoded in one genomic region:
- the LOC121375672 gene encoding intraflagellar transport protein 25 homolog, giving the protein MFDVALASAGASVILATSSDDKYPPENMLDGNTETFWTTTGLFPQEFIIKFETVMTIEKVHISSYNVRKMRLEVSEHDVEDKFEILNEREFEATDSQLQEEDFKVGNRRALSLRVVIESGYDHFVSIHKVTVNGNALHG; this is encoded by the exons atgttTGATGTAGCGCTTGCTAGTGCGGGTGCATCAGTTATTCTAGCTACATCCAGCGATGATAAATATCCTCCAGAAAATATGTTAGACGG gAACACAGAAACTTTTTGGACAACTACTGGACTGTTTCCACAAGAATTTATCATCAAGTTTGAAACAGTGATGACTATTGAGAAGGTTCATATATCTTCATATAATG TTCGAAAGATGAGATTGGAAGTAAGTGAACATGATGTTGAAGACAAATTTGAAATACTTAATGAAAGGG aattTGAAGCCACAGATTCCCAACTACAGGAAGAAGATTTTAAAGTAGGCAACCGACGGGCCCTGTCACTGCGTGTTGTGATAGAATCGGGATATGATCATTTTGTGTCCATACACAAAGTCACCGTGAACGGCAACGCATTGCATGGATGA